A single window of Zea mays cultivar B73 chromosome 10, Zm-B73-REFERENCE-NAM-5.0, whole genome shotgun sequence DNA harbors:
- the LOC100282768 gene encoding soluble inorganic pyrophosphatase — MSEEDKAAASAEQPKRAPKLNERILSSLSRRSVAAHPWHDLEIGPGAPAVFNVVVEITKGSKVKYELDKKTGLIKVDRVLYSSVVYPHNYGFIPRTLCEDNDPMDVLVLMQEPVVPGSFLRARAIGLMPMIDQGEKDDKIIAVCADDPEYRHYNDISELSPHRLQEIKRFFEDYKKNENKEVAVDAFLPATTAQEAIQYSMDLYAQYILQSLRQ, encoded by the exons ATGAGTGAAGAGGATAAGGCTGCTGCTTCTGCTGAGCAGCCTAAGAGGGCCCCTAAGCTCAATGAAAGGATCCTCTCCTCTCTGTCCAGGAGGTCCGTAGCTGCTCATCCATGGCATGATCTCGAGATCG GTCCTGGTGCTCCTGCTGTATTCAATGTT GTTGTTGAGATCACAAAGGGAAGCAAAGTCAAATACGAGCTTGACAAGAAAACTGGACTGATTAAG GTTGATCGAGTCCTTTACTCATCAGTTGTATACCCTCACAATTATGGTTTCATTCCAAGGACTCTTTGTGAAGACAATGACCCAATGGATGTGTTGGTCCTGATGCAG GAGCCTGTTGTTCCTGGTTCGTtcctgagagctagagcaattgGCCTTATGCCCATGATTGACCAG GGTGAAAAGGATGACAAGATAATAGCAGTATGTGCTGATGATCCTGAATACCGTCACTACAACGACATCAGCGAGCTGTCTCCTCACCGCCTGCAAGAGATCAAGCGCTTCTTTGAAGATT ACAAGAAAAACGAGAACAAAGAAGTCGCAGTTGATGCATTCTTGCCCGCGACAACAGCTCAAGAAGCCATTCAGTACTCCAT GGACCTGTATGCCCAGTATATTTTGCAAAGCTTGAGGCAGTAG
- the LOC103642220 gene encoding vacuolar iron transporter homolog 5 translates to MASSVGKMAAVVDTENPAATVVVGPPCAVDDDDLSQRANWLRAAVLGANDGLVSTASLMLGVGAVKADARAMVISGFAGLLAGACSMAIGEFVSVCSQRDVELARLDRGAEEEKALPSPVQAAAASALAFSVGALLPLLAAGFVTDYRLRIGVVAAVATATLAAFGCVGAVLGRAPVARSCARVVSGGWAAMAVTFGLMRLFKASGI, encoded by the coding sequence ATGGCCAGCAGCGTCGGCAAGATGGCTGCCGTGGTGGACACCGAGAACCCGGCGGCCACCGTCGTCGTGGGGCCGCCGTGCGCGGTGGACGACGACGACCTGTCGCAGCGCGCCAACTGGCTGCGCGCGGCGGTGCTGGGCGCCAACGACGGCCTGGTGTCGACGGCGTCGCTGATGCTGGGCGTGGGCGCCGTGAAGGCGGACGCGCGCGCCATGGTCATCTCCGGGTTCGCGGGCCTCCTGGCGGGCGCGTGCAGCATGGCCATCGGCGAGTTCGTGTCCGTGTGCTCCCAGCGCGACGTGGAGCTGGCGCGGCTGGACCGCGGCGCCGAGGAGGAGAAGGCACTGCCCAGCCCCGTGCAGGCCGCCGCGGCGTCCGCGCTCGCCTTCTCCGTGGGCGCGCTCCTGCCGCTGCTGGCCGCCGGGTTCGTCACCGACTACAGGCTGCGGATTGGGGTGGTGGCCGCCGTGGCCACCGCGACGCTGGCCGCGTTCGGCTGCGTGGGCGCCGTGCTGGGGCGAGCTCCCGTGGCGAGGTCGTGCGCGCGCGTGGTAagcggcggctgggccgccatggCCGTCACCTTCGGCCTCATGAGGCTCTTCAAGGCCAGCGGCATATGA
- the LOC103642218 gene encoding SKP1-interacting partner 15, whose protein sequence is MAAGSGPAPPAEAQPPPPIHHLPPDALHNVLLRLQLRDAVVCRPVSRLFHETLSPQLLALLPSLRLLLLRHPRPDGGGCLHAFDPARRTWLRLPFAHFLPYHSFSPVASSTSLLYLWVETSSSTSPLALPPSTSSASSASPVHPPKSLAVCNPFAGTYRLLPQLGSAWARHGTVLAGPAGTVLVLTELAALSYTPSGSAKWMKHPLSLPSKPRSPILASDAVFALCDVGTPWRSQWKLFSCPLAMLTGGWAPVERAAWGDVFEVLKRPRLLAGAGGRRVLMIGGLRSSFAMDAPCSTVLILRLDLATMEWEEAGRMPPNMYRCFTGLCEAASQGGAIPAAAAGGNNKVKVFGGDGKVWFAGKRVRGKLAMWEEDEMGSSGKWDWVDGLPGYGDGVYRGFVFDGGFTAIP, encoded by the coding sequence ATGGCCGCCGGTTCTGGCCCCGCCCCGCCCGCGGAAGCGCAGCCCCCGCCGCCGATCCACCACCTGCCGCCGGACGCGCTCCACAACGTGCTGCTCCGCCTGCAGCTGCGCGACGCCGTCGTGTGCCGCCCCGTCTCGCGCCTCTTCCACGAGACCCTCTCGCCGCAGCTCCTCGCGCTGCTCCCCAGcctgcgcctcctcctcctccgccaccCGCGTCCCGACGGCGGCGGctgcctccacgccttcgaccccgCGCGCCGCACCTGGCTCCGCCTCCCCTTCGCCCACTTCCTCCCCTACCACTCCTTCTCCCCCGTCGCCTCATCCACGTCCCTCCTCTACCTCTGGGTCGagacctcctcctccacctcgccCCTGGCCCTCCCCCCGTCCACCTCCTCCGCGTCTTCCGCCTCGCCCGTGCACCCGCCCAAATCGCTCGCCGTCTGCAACCCCTTCGCCGGCACGTACCGCCTCTTGCCCCAGCTCGGATCCGCCTGGGCGCGCCACGGCACCGTCCTCGCCGGCCCCGCCGGCACGGTGCTCGTCCTCACCGAGCTCGCCGCGCTATCCTACACCCCCTCCGGATCCGCCAAGTGGATGAAGCATCCCCTCTCTCTGCCGTCCAAGCCGCGGAGCCCCATACTGGCCTCCGACGCCGTCTTCGCGCTCTGCGACGTCGGCACGCCGTGGCGCAGCCAGTGGAAGCTCTTCTCCTGCCCGCTTGCCATGCTCACGGGGGGCTGGGCGCCCGTGGAGCGAGCGGCGTGGGGAGACGTCTTCGAGGTCCTCAAGCGTCCCCGGCTCCTGGCTGGGGCCGGCGGCCGCCGGGTCCTTATGATCGGCGGGCTCAGGTCCTCCTTTGCCATGGACGCGCCATGCTCCACGGTCTTAATACTCCGCCTAGATCTGGCCACCATGGAGTGGGAGGAAGCTGGGCGCATGCCGCCCAATATGTACCGCTGCTTCACTGGCCTATGCGAGGCTGCCTCGCAGGGAGGCGCCATACCGGCCGCTGCTGCCGGGGGTAACAATAAGGTCAAAGTTTTCGGAGGCGATGGGAAGGTGTGGTTCGCTGGTAAGCGAGTGCGCGGGAAGCTTGCAATGTGGGAGGAAGATGAGATGGGGAGCAGTGGGAAGTGGGACTGGGTGGATGGTCTTCCTGGCTATGGTGATGGTGTATACCGTGGATTTGTGTTCGATGGCGGGTTCACAGCGATTCCTTGA